GCCGCAGTAGTCGAGCAGGTCATTGCCAATAACCCCAAATCAGTGGAGGATTTTAAAAACGGCAAGGAACAAGCTATCGGTTACCTGGTGGGACAGGTGATGAAAGAAACCAAAGGCAAAGCTAACCCAGCCCTGGTCAATAAGCTGTTGAGGGAGCAACTGAGCAAATAGGCAGTATGGCAGCCATCAGCTATCAGCCGTCAGCCAAATAAAGATTCCCCTCACGAAAGCTATTTAATACTATTTTATTATTTAAAGATTTAGCACCAGCCATTGCTGGTGCTTTAAAATTAAATTATTGCTAGCTGCTAGCTGATGGCTGAAAGCTGAAAGCTGAAAGCCAATAGCAGCTGATGTGAAGAATTTCTGTTGCAAAGAAGGATTTTTTTAAAATCTGGTAGAATTAAGAATTAAATTTTAGTTAAAAAAGTATGCTATTTATGTAGCTATATTTTAAATTTTAAGTTAGAATTATGGTAGGATTTAAAACATGCTGCAAAAAGTAAAGGGGACTGAAGGGGGAAAATCATGCTAGGTGAAAAAATCCGTAGGAAACGCATAGAAAAAAATATGAGTTTAAAAGAACTCGCTGAAAAAATAGAACTAACAGCAAGTTTTCTCAGTCAGGTTGAACGGGAACTGGCTGAACCTTCTATAACATCCCTGCGCAAGATTGCGGAAGCATTGGATGTGCCTATTTTTTATTTCCTGCTGGATGACGAAGACCACAGCCCGGTGGTTAGAAAAAGTCAAAGGAAGGTTTTGCGTTTTCCGCAGTCCCACCTTACTTATGAACTGTTGTCGCCTGATTTGAACAGGCAAATGGAAGTGCTTATCGCTAGGCTGGACCCCGGGGCATCCAGTGGTGACGAGGCTTCCTCCCACCCTGGAGAGGAGTGCATCTTGGTATTAGAAGGTAAAATGGAAATCAAGGTAGGTGAGGAAACTTATTACTTGGAGGAAGGGGATAGTATTTACTATTTTGCTTCAATACCGCATTCTTTAAGAAACTGTGGTGATGGCCAGTTAGTGTTTTTGTCAGCGATAACACCGCCTCAATTTTAGTGTCAGGGAACAGTTTTATTGGTTTTTAAGCGCCCTATGGTTTATGCCTGGGAGCTAAAAATAAACTAAAACATTATGTGCCAACAAAATAATGAAAGGGGTAAGAAACATGGCAAAATGGAAGTTAATAGACTTGACTATCCATGAAGAAACTCTAGAAAAAACTGTACAGCGTGCTAGGGAAAGAAACATCATTATTCCCACAATTGAGCAAATGAAGAATCCCGAAAAGATCCCTGCTAAGATCAAAGAACAATTAAAAAGCATTGGGCTATGGGATATCAATCCTTTAAACTTATTTAGAATTACCTGGAAAAACGAACCCGTTAAAGAAGGTGGGCTTTACAACTCTCTTCCTAACTATATCGAAATACCTCCCGAAATATCCGGTGTTAATGCGAGAATCTTTGCACTTTCCGGCAAATGGTTCCCTATTGGCGCCCATAAAGTTGGTGCAAGTTTTGCATGTTTAGTCCCGCGGCTTGTTACCGGACAATTCGATCCTACTTTCCACCAGGCTGTATGGCCTTCAACCGGTAACTACTGCCGTGGCGGAGCATATAACTCCTCGTTATTAGCTTGCCAGTCAATCGCTATCCTACCTGAAAACATGAGCAAAGAGCGCTTCGAGTGGCTGAAGAAAGTTGCAGGAGAAGTCATTGCTACTCCGGGATGTGAAAGTAACGTCAAAGAGATCTACGATAAGACTTGGGAATTGAGAAGAACCAGAGATAACGTTATGATTTTCAACCAATTTGGTGAATTGGGCAACCACCTCTGGCACTACGAAGTTACAGGCCATGCTATGGAAGATGTTCTTAAGGCAGAAATGGGTCCCAATGACAGACTGGCAGGCGTGTGCTTAACTTCGGGCTCTGCCGGTACCCTGGGCAGTGGAGACTACCTGAAGGATGTCTATCCGAACAGCAAGATTGCCGTGGGCGAGGCATTACAGTGCCCCACACTCTTAAATAACGGTTTTGGCGATCACAGGATTGAAGGTATTGGCGATAAGCACGTACCCTGGATTCATAACGTAAAGAATACAGATATGGTTATTGCCATTGATGATAACGACAGTTTAGGCTTATTCCGCCTGTTCAACGAGCCTGCCGGCCACGAATACCTCAGAGAACAAGGGGTTTCTGAAGAATTAATTGCTAAGCTTCCGTGGGTAGGTATTTCCGGCGCTGCCAACATCTTGTGTGCCATTAAGTTTGCCAAGTACTATGAATTGACCAAGAACGATGTAGTTATTACTGTGCTGACAGATTCCGCCGAGATGTATCAATCCAGATTGGAAGAAATGAGAGAGGCAAAAGGCGGCAAATATGAGAAATTTGATGCTGCTATTGACCATGCTAAACACGTTCAGGCGGTCAGAACCGATTCAATGCAAGAATTAACTTACCAAGACAGGAAACGTATTCATAACCTGAAATACTACACTTGGATTGAACAGCAGATGTATGATCTTGATGAGTTGAATGCCCAGTGGTACGATTATGACAATTACTGGGGTGAGCTGCATAAGATGGCCCCGGAACTTGACAAGTTAATTAAGCAATTTAACGACAGAACAGGATTGCTTAAAGGTTTAGAGTAAAATATGCTCAGGTCAAGAGCAGAACAAATTAACAACTAACAACGGCTAATTTTAGCGAAGAGTTGCAGGAGGAGTTGGCCGGGAATGACGTTGGACGTTTTTGATATTATTGGCCCCATCATGATTGGGCCGTCCAGTTCCCATACTGCCGGGGCAGTGCGTTTAGGCAGGCTTGCTCAAGCAGTTTTCGGGGAAATACCGGAACAAGTTGATATTTTCCTGCACGGATCTTTTGCAAAGACTTACAAGGGCCACGGTACAGACGTGGCCCTTGTAGCAGGTCTTTTGGGTTTAGATACTGACGATGCGGGAATTGCTTCAGCCCTTGAGTTGGCAAAAGTTCGGGGTTTGACTGTTAGTTTTATTCCTGCTGATTTGGGGGCTGTCCACCCTAATACTGCCAAGCTGGTTATGCGCAAACAGGGCAGAAAAAGGGAGGTTTTGGGCTCCTCCATTGGCGGCGGTAACATTGTGGTAACTCAAATTGACGAATTTACTGTTGATTTGCGGGGCGATTTTTACACTATTATTGCTACTTATCTTGACCGCCCAGGCATGGTTGCCAAAGTTTCCGCACTTTTGGCCAAAGGCAGGGTAAACATTGCCCAAATGAAAGTATCCAGGGTTGATAAAGGCGCCCAAGCCCTGATGGTGGTAGAAATTGATAATCAGGTGCCCGATGAAATAGCAGAGGAAATACGAGGGTTGGAAGGTATACAGAGTTTGTTGAAGATTAAACCTATCTAGCGAAAGGAGGACTGGAAGCGATGTTCTATAAAACCGTGGCGGAACTAGTGAAAACAGCTGAACAAAGAAAGTGTCCCATTTCAACCATTGTACTGGAGAATCAAGTAGAAAACACGGAACTGACCTTAGATGAACTGCTGAAACAGATGGATAAAAACTGGTCAGTTATGGTTGAAGCTATGGAGCGGGGACTAAATGAAGAGGTGCGCTCCGTCAGCGGGTTGACCGGTGGTGACGCCAAAAAACTGTATCAGGCGCATTTAAGTGGTTCCAGTCCCCTTAGCGGTGGTCCTGTTATGGAGACGGTAGCCAGGGCTTTGGCTGTGGCGGAAGTGAATGCTGCCATGGGCAGAATCGTGGCTGCCCCTACAGCAGGTTCTTGCGGTGTAGTGCCGGCCGTTGTTTATACTGTTGCCAATTTAAGAGGCAATTCCCGTTCTGACATAGTGAAAGCGCTTTTTACTGCTGCGGGATTTGGCATGATTATCGCTTACAATGCCTCAATTTCGGGAGCAGAGGGTGGCTGCCAGGCAGAATGTGGTTCGGCATCCTGTATGGCGGCTGCGGCCGCGGTGGAATTGGCCGGCGGAACTCCGGTTCAGGCTGCCCATGCCGGAGCTATTGCTTTAAAAAATGTTTTAGGTCTTGTATGCGATCCGGTTGCTGGTTTGGTAGAAGTCCCGTGCATCAAGCGCAATGCCATGGCAGCTGCCAACGCTATGGTTGCCGCCGATTTGGCGTTATCCGGCATTGAGAGCCGGATACCTATAGATGAGGTAATTGGCGCTATGAAGGAGATCGGAAAATCCATGCCGGCAACTTTAAAGGAAACAGCTTGCGGGGGATTAGCCAATACACCTACGGCAAGACTTTTGGAAAGGCAGCTCTTTGAAGCTTACGAGGAGTAATTCATGAATATTTCAGAAGTTTTGGATTTAGATAAATATAGGGTGATAACGCTGGTTGGGGCAGGGGGGAAGACCTCCACGCTGCTGGCGATGGCCCATGAAGTACAAGAAAAGGGTATTAAAACAATTATTACAACCACAACTAAAATGGCTGGCGATGAGGTCGCCGGCTTTAAGCTGATTTTGCACAATTCACTGGAAAAGCTGAGCTCCGGTTTGGCAGCTGGCCTCCATCAAGCGGGCGCTGTTGTTGTTGGCCGTGGGATGAGTGCTGAAGGGAAACTGCTGGGGATTGCGCCTGAGTGGGTAAGCGTCTTGAGTGATTACTCCCCAGACTGCATTTTTCTGATTGAGGGGGACGGTGCTGCCAGAAAACCCTTTAAAGCTCCCGGTAATAATGAGCCGGTTGTTCCTGACCGCACTAATCTGTTAATTGGGTTAGTGGGTGTGGATGCAATCGGCTTGTCATTAACTGAGGATAATATCCATCGGGCACACCGAGTCAGCAGTTTAACAGGTCTGCCCCTGGGTGCTGATTTAACCGTACAGGCTATTGCCGAGGTAATGATGCATCGCCATGGGTATAAAAAAAATCTGCCTCCCCACGCAGAGTACCTGGCCGTAATTAATAAAGTAGACACTTTCAGGGAGCTGCGGCAAGCAAGGGAATTGGCTGCTGCGCTTTTAGCAGCAGGATGCCCGAAAGTAATCATAGCAGCTATGCAGCAAAAATTTAAAGTCCGGGAGGTGCTGACCCGGTGAAAATTGCAGTTGTAATTCTTGCTGCAGGCAAAGCTTCCCGCATGGGCAGGACCAAGCAGCTTCTACCCTGGGGTGAAAGCACATTGCTGGGCAGTACTATAGATTTATACACCGGAGCAAAGGTTGATGAAGTTATAGTAGTGGTCGGACATTGTGCTGCTGAAATCAGGGCTGCCTTAAAAGATAAAGCTGTTCGCTGGGTAGAAAACAAAGCATATGAACAGGGTATGTCCACCTCCCTGAAAGCAGGTATAGAGGCTTTAAATGATGGTGTTTCAGCAGTTTTACTGGCCTTGGGGGATTTGCCGTTATTGAAAAAGGAAACCATTAGGTGTATGCTTAAAATATATAAAAATAATAATTGTAAAATAGTTATTCCTTATTATCACAATAAGAGGGGTAATCCTGTTTTAATTTCCAGGGAATTATTTCCGGAGCTTTTAGCTATCCAAGGGGATCAGGGGGCCAGGGAAGTAATAAAAAAATACGAAAGCCAGGTCTATAAACTCCCCGTAGATGATCCCGGCATCCTGCAGGATGTTGATACTTGGGAAGATTATAAAAGGCTGTTAGCTCAAAGCCATCAGCCATGAGCTATCTTGAAAATAGCTATAACGTCTATGTCCTGTCGCTCCCAAGGTAGCTTCCACGGACATAAACGTTGACCTAATTTTCACTGTACTGCTGGTGCTGACGATAAGCAATGGTGTCTATTTTGAAAATGTGGCGGCTAACGTGCATAGCGCATGCATTGCTGTGCGACGCTTTGGAGGTGTAATGGTTTGAACCAAATATTAGTACTAATCAAGGGGGCCGGCGATTTGGCCACGGGTGTGGCGCACCGCTTGTTCAGGGCTGGATTTCGGGTCTTAATGACCGAATTGGCACAGCCTACGGTAATTCGCCGCACTGTATCCTTTGCTGAAGCCATCTATACCGGTGAGAATAATGTTGAAGGGATAAGTGCAAGAGTAGCGACAGAAGATAATTGGCAAGAAGTGCTGGCACAGGCCAAAGTTCCGGTTTTGGTTGACCCTGAGGCTAAAATTATTGGACAGGCTAAACCGGAAGTGGTGATAGATGCGATCATTGCGAAAAAAAACCTTGGTACTAACCCACGGTTGGCGCCGGTTGTCATAGCTCTAGGCCCTGGATTTTCCGCCCCGGAAGATGCCCATGCCGTTATTGAAACCCAGCGGGGCCACGATTTAGGAAGGGTGATCTACCGGGGACAGGCCCTGCCTAACACAGGTGTTCCCGGCGAAATCGGAGGTAAAAGCTGGGAAAGGGTGTTACGCGCTCCCAGGGACGGTGTGTTTCAAAGTCAGGCGCAAATTGGTGATTTTGTACAGGCGGGCCAAGTAGTAGGACATGTGGAAGGGGTGCCTGTATCATCCTTACTAACGGGGTACTTACGTGGCATCCTGCGTGACGGTCTGGAGGTCCACGAGGGAATGAAAATAGGTGATGTAGATCCCCGAGCCGAAAAGTCTCACTGCTTTACTATTTCCGATAAGGCCAGAGCTCTTGGAGGAGCGGTTTTGGAGGCTATGCTATATCTCCTTCGCCAACAAGGAGTGTTATGAGTTTTGAGTTTTGAGTTTTGAGTTTTGAGTTATGAGTTTTGAGTTATGAGTTTTGAGCGAAGGTTGCGTTGGTCGCTGAAGAGGAGAGAATAATATATGGATAAAAAAGTGCTTGATGCCATAATTGAATTAGTTAGTGAGGAAACCCCTGCGGTATTGGCTACCATCATAAAAGTAACAGGTTCTGTTCCTCGGCACGAGGGCGCTAAAATGCTGGTTTTCCCCGAAGGCAGGGTAGTTGGGACGATTGGCGGCGGTTGTGGAGAGGCTGAGGTCCGCAGGGAAGCGCTCATTGTATTGGATACTAACCAGCCCAGAAGTTACTCGGTCTACTTAAACAGCGATTTGGCTGCTGATGAAGGTATGGTTTGTGGCGGGATAATGGAAGTTTTTTTGGAACCGGTAGGAGAAAAACTTATCTTTCAAAAAGCCCGAGAGTGTTTGGAAGCTTCCCGCCCTGCTGTGTTAGTAACAGCTTTAGAACAGCGTGCGCGCAAGGCCCTTTATGACGTGAACGGGAAACTGCTGGCAGGCGAAGAGCAACCGGGCATAACAGCAGATAAATTAAAAACCGTTTTTGCTGCGGGTCGCGCTTCTTCCGAAGATTTTCCGGGTTTGGGGCGCGTGCTGCTGGAGCCGGTTCTACCTGTAGAAAAGCTGTTAATCTTAGGAGCAGGGCATGTTGCCCAGCCGGTGGCTCTAATGGGCAAATGGCTGGATTTTCATGTTACCGTTATTGATGACCGGCCTGACTTTGCCAATCAGGTCCGTTATCCCGGGGTGGATGAAGTTATCTGCGCCGATTTTGTAAGCGCTATCCGCCAGTATGGCATTGATCCAAATACATACATAGTTATTGTTACGAGAGGACATCAATACGATGAAGCCTGCCTGCGGGAGGTATTGGGCAGTTCCGCCAAGTACCTGGGGATGATTGGCAGCAGGAGAAGGGTCAAGCTGTTATTAAATAAACTTAAGGAGGAAGGATTCCCTGCGGAGGACCTAGATAAAGTAAAAAGCCCGATTGGTTTAAATATCGGGGCAGAAACACCTGCTGAAATTGCTGTCAGTATCTTGGCGGAAATTATAGCTGTGCGCAGAGGCCGGGATAGCTGTCAGCCACCAGCCGTCAGCTGTCAGCCAAAACAATAGGGTGCTTACCACACCACCGTGAGTACTAATACGTAAAATATGTATCTGTAAGAGCGGTTTTAGGGTATAAAATGACAAGGTTGTTGGCTGAAGGCTGATAGCTGATTGCTGATTGCTAACATTCATACTGCCTGCATTAAATATAATTAAATTTTTTAAAGTGTAAAAAAGGAATTCCCTGTTCAGCGTTGAATATAATTAAATACATGGGACATAATTTAAGAAGTGTTTAATTTTTTCCAGATTATAGCTTGAATGCAGTTTTGGTCGAAATTTTAAATCTATCCTGGGTTGGTTAGTTGCAGTTGCCTGCTTGTGACCCCTTTTAACGTTGACGCAACTGTTAACTGCTTTTAATTTATTTTAACTTGTTAATGCTAGGAGGATGGAGGATGAAACATTTACGGGAAATTGACCCGGAAATTGCCGAGGTTCTTGATTTGGAACGCGGCAGGCAAAATGACAAGATTGAGCTGATTGCTTCCGAAAACTTTGTGAGCCCTGCTGTGATGGAGGCCCAAGGTTCAGTACTGACAAACAAGTATGCCGAAGGTTATCCTGGTAAGCGCTACTATGGCGGCTGTGAGTATGTAGATATTGCTGAAAACCTCGCCAGAGAAAGGGCAAAAAAACTTTTTGGCGCTGACCATGCTAACGTACAGCCCCATTCGGGGGCTAATGCCAACACTGCCGTATACCTGGCGGTATTAAAACCAGGAGATACAGTATTAGGCATGAATTTAGCCCATGGTGGTCACTTAACTCATGGAAGTCCGGTAAACATCTCGGGACTTTACTATAACTTTGTTCCGTATGGCGTAGATGAAGTTACCCAAACTATAGACTATGATAAAGTAGCTGAGTTGGCCAGGGAACATAAGCCAAAATTGCTTGTTGCCGGAGC
This region of Zhaonella formicivorans genomic DNA includes:
- the yqeB gene encoding selenium-dependent molybdenum cofactor biosynthesis protein YqeB yields the protein MNQILVLIKGAGDLATGVAHRLFRAGFRVLMTELAQPTVIRRTVSFAEAIYTGENNVEGISARVATEDNWQEVLAQAKVPVLVDPEAKIIGQAKPEVVIDAIIAKKNLGTNPRLAPVVIALGPGFSAPEDAHAVIETQRGHDLGRVIYRGQALPNTGVPGEIGGKSWERVLRAPRDGVFQSQAQIGDFVQAGQVVGHVEGVPVSSLLTGYLRGILRDGLEVHEGMKIGDVDPRAEKSHCFTISDKARALGGAVLEAMLYLLRQQGVL
- the sdaAB gene encoding L-serine ammonia-lyase, iron-sulfur-dependent subunit beta, with product MTLDVFDIIGPIMIGPSSSHTAGAVRLGRLAQAVFGEIPEQVDIFLHGSFAKTYKGHGTDVALVAGLLGLDTDDAGIASALELAKVRGLTVSFIPADLGAVHPNTAKLVMRKQGRKREVLGSSIGGGNIVVTQIDEFTVDLRGDFYTIIATYLDRPGMVAKVSALLAKGRVNIAQMKVSRVDKGAQALMVVEIDNQVPDEIAEEIRGLEGIQSLLKIKPI
- the mocA gene encoding molybdenum cofactor cytidylyltransferase, whose amino-acid sequence is MKIAVVILAAGKASRMGRTKQLLPWGESTLLGSTIDLYTGAKVDEVIVVVGHCAAEIRAALKDKAVRWVENKAYEQGMSTSLKAGIEALNDGVSAVLLALGDLPLLKKETIRCMLKIYKNNNCKIVIPYYHNKRGNPVLISRELFPELLAIQGDQGAREVIKKYESQVYKLPVDDPGILQDVDTWEDYKRLLAQSHQP
- the sdaAA gene encoding L-serine ammonia-lyase, iron-sulfur-dependent, subunit alpha, with the protein product MEAMFYKTVAELVKTAEQRKCPISTIVLENQVENTELTLDELLKQMDKNWSVMVEAMERGLNEEVRSVSGLTGGDAKKLYQAHLSGSSPLSGGPVMETVARALAVAEVNAAMGRIVAAPTAGSCGVVPAVVYTVANLRGNSRSDIVKALFTAAGFGMIIAYNASISGAEGGCQAECGSASCMAAAAAVELAGGTPVQAAHAGAIALKNVLGLVCDPVAGLVEVPCIKRNAMAAANAMVAADLALSGIESRIPIDEVIGAMKEIGKSMPATLKETACGGLANTPTARLLERQLFEAYEE
- a CDS encoding helix-turn-helix domain-containing protein, translating into MLGEKIRRKRIEKNMSLKELAEKIELTASFLSQVERELAEPSITSLRKIAEALDVPIFYFLLDDEDHSPVVRKSQRKVLRFPQSHLTYELLSPDLNRQMEVLIARLDPGASSGDEASSHPGEECILVLEGKMEIKVGEETYYLEEGDSIYYFASIPHSLRNCGDGQLVFLSAITPPQF
- a CDS encoding pyridoxal-phosphate dependent enzyme, translating into MAKWKLIDLTIHEETLEKTVQRARERNIIIPTIEQMKNPEKIPAKIKEQLKSIGLWDINPLNLFRITWKNEPVKEGGLYNSLPNYIEIPPEISGVNARIFALSGKWFPIGAHKVGASFACLVPRLVTGQFDPTFHQAVWPSTGNYCRGGAYNSSLLACQSIAILPENMSKERFEWLKKVAGEVIATPGCESNVKEIYDKTWELRRTRDNVMIFNQFGELGNHLWHYEVTGHAMEDVLKAEMGPNDRLAGVCLTSGSAGTLGSGDYLKDVYPNSKIAVGEALQCPTLLNNGFGDHRIEGIGDKHVPWIHNVKNTDMVIAIDDNDSLGLFRLFNEPAGHEYLREQGVSEELIAKLPWVGISGAANILCAIKFAKYYELTKNDVVITVLTDSAEMYQSRLEEMREAKGGKYEKFDAAIDHAKHVQAVRTDSMQELTYQDRKRIHNLKYYTWIEQQMYDLDELNAQWYDYDNYWGELHKMAPELDKLIKQFNDRTGLLKGLE
- the yqeC gene encoding selenium cofactor biosynthesis protein YqeC — its product is MNISEVLDLDKYRVITLVGAGGKTSTLLAMAHEVQEKGIKTIITTTTKMAGDEVAGFKLILHNSLEKLSSGLAAGLHQAGAVVVGRGMSAEGKLLGIAPEWVSVLSDYSPDCIFLIEGDGAARKPFKAPGNNEPVVPDRTNLLIGLVGVDAIGLSLTEDNIHRAHRVSSLTGLPLGADLTVQAIAEVMMHRHGYKKNLPPHAEYLAVINKVDTFRELRQARELAAALLAAGCPKVIIAAMQQKFKVREVLTR
- a CDS encoding XdhC family protein, with product MDKKVLDAIIELVSEETPAVLATIIKVTGSVPRHEGAKMLVFPEGRVVGTIGGGCGEAEVRREALIVLDTNQPRSYSVYLNSDLAADEGMVCGGIMEVFLEPVGEKLIFQKARECLEASRPAVLVTALEQRARKALYDVNGKLLAGEEQPGITADKLKTVFAAGRASSEDFPGLGRVLLEPVLPVEKLLILGAGHVAQPVALMGKWLDFHVTVIDDRPDFANQVRYPGVDEVICADFVSAIRQYGIDPNTYIVIVTRGHQYDEACLREVLGSSAKYLGMIGSRRRVKLLLNKLKEEGFPAEDLDKVKSPIGLNIGAETPAEIAVSILAEIIAVRRGRDSCQPPAVSCQPKQ